One Enterococcus silesiacus genomic window carries:
- a CDS encoding antibiotic ABC transporter ATP-binding protein — protein METLLCVKGLEKSYGDKKVVQGISFEIDKQEILCFLGPNGAAKSTTINIICGTLNLDKGEILYKGESIYKDLKNFKKQLGVVPQDLALYEDLTAEQNVKFFASLYGLKGDSLQAGIDFSLESVGLVSKRKEKVHTFSGGMKRRLNIACAIAHRPNLLIMDEPTVGIDPQSRNHILESIRKMRENGMTILYTTHYMEEVEEISTRIIIMDHGEIIATGTNEELKRLSGNKKIMIDLDKVGELSLELFYDIDGVDNVILNDNRMEIFVKRDAEILDKIITCLTKQNQIIMNISLQTGNLESVFLDLTGRYLRE, from the coding sequence ATGGAGACACTGTTATGTGTGAAAGGTTTAGAGAAAAGTTATGGGGATAAAAAAGTTGTTCAGGGTATATCTTTTGAAATCGATAAACAGGAAATTTTATGTTTCTTAGGTCCGAATGGTGCTGCCAAAAGTACAACCATTAATATTATTTGCGGTACACTTAATTTAGATAAAGGTGAAATTCTTTATAAAGGCGAATCTATCTACAAAGATTTAAAAAATTTCAAAAAACAGTTAGGAGTTGTTCCTCAAGATCTAGCTTTGTACGAAGATCTAACTGCAGAACAAAATGTAAAGTTTTTCGCGTCTTTATATGGATTAAAAGGTGATAGCCTGCAAGCAGGTATTGATTTTTCCTTAGAGTCTGTTGGGTTAGTGAGTAAAAGAAAAGAAAAAGTACATACTTTTTCAGGAGGAATGAAAAGAAGATTAAATATTGCTTGTGCAATTGCTCATCGTCCTAACCTATTAATCATGGATGAGCCAACAGTAGGAATTGACCCGCAATCTAGAAATCATATTTTAGAGTCAATAAGGAAAATGAGAGAGAATGGAATGACTATTCTTTATACAACCCATTATATGGAGGAGGTTGAAGAAATATCTACTCGAATTATTATAATGGACCATGGTGAGATTATCGCTACAGGGACAAATGAAGAGCTGAAACGGCTGTCTGGTAATAAAAAAATTATGATCGATTTAGACAAAGTCGGAGAACTTTCATTAGAATTATTTTATGATATTGACGGCGTTGATAATGTTATTTTAAATGATAACCGCATGGAAATATTTGTTAAGCGAGATGCAGAAATTTTGGATAAAATAATTACTTGTCTGACAAAACAAAATCAAATAATTATGAATATTTCGTTACAAACTGGGAATTTGGAAAGTGTATTTCTTGATTTAACTGGGCGTTATTTAAGAGAATAA
- a CDS encoding RNA polymerase sigma-54 factor produces MKFEQHLSQQQKQVQKLAMTQQLQQSIQILQYNSEELFAYIEAKSLENPLIDIHTETNYGDFPSSGSRTYTNEENNYLNQIPDEHTSLFEYLIDQIHLNYRDTYLRTLVLFLVEYIDLNGYLMIDLEEATLKTGATAIEMLDALTLIQQLDPAGVGARDLHECLLLQIERDETAPELAYIVIEEEFDHLANRKWGMIAKKFDVALSEIQTIFDYIQTLTPAPGSIFESTSGLYIRPDLTLRIKDKQLTVRSNKTGTPTIQFQQAYFERMEATDDKEVQDYIKEKKNEFEWLEKTIIQRGDTILRVGTEIVQRQQEFFFKEDRPLKPMTLKEIAETLNIHESTVSRTVNGKYLETEFGVFELRSFFSHGLSNDNTGEETSTSSIKKQLQALVDNENKAKPLSDQKLVDLLKEQEIEISRRTVTKYREALGIPASSKRKRYDD; encoded by the coding sequence ATGAAATTTGAACAACATTTATCACAACAACAAAAACAAGTCCAAAAACTTGCAATGACCCAGCAATTACAGCAGTCGATTCAGATTTTACAGTACAATTCAGAAGAACTTTTCGCATACATAGAAGCTAAATCGCTAGAAAATCCATTGATCGATATTCACACAGAAACAAACTATGGTGATTTTCCAAGTTCCGGTAGTCGAACATATACGAATGAAGAAAATAATTATTTGAATCAAATTCCTGATGAGCATACTTCGCTTTTTGAATATTTGATCGATCAAATTCATTTGAATTATCGGGATACTTATCTGCGTACTCTAGTATTATTTTTGGTTGAATATATTGATTTAAACGGCTACTTGATGATCGACTTAGAGGAGGCAACGCTAAAAACTGGAGCAACAGCAATCGAAATGCTCGATGCTTTGACGTTGATTCAGCAATTAGATCCAGCAGGAGTTGGGGCAAGAGACTTGCATGAGTGTTTATTGCTGCAAATTGAGCGAGATGAAACAGCACCAGAGTTAGCTTATATTGTCATAGAAGAAGAATTCGATCATTTAGCTAATCGTAAATGGGGAATGATCGCTAAAAAGTTTGATGTCGCATTATCGGAGATCCAAACGATTTTTGATTACATTCAAACGTTAACACCAGCGCCAGGTAGTATTTTTGAATCCACTTCTGGGTTATATATCCGCCCAGATTTAACACTACGCATCAAAGACAAGCAGCTAACGGTTCGTTCCAATAAAACTGGCACCCCGACTATTCAGTTCCAACAAGCTTATTTTGAACGGATGGAAGCAACGGATGACAAAGAAGTGCAGGACTACATCAAGGAAAAGAAAAATGAGTTCGAATGGCTGGAAAAAACGATTATTCAACGTGGCGATACGATTTTAAGAGTCGGTACAGAAATTGTCCAACGTCAGCAAGAATTTTTTTTCAAAGAAGATCGTCCGTTAAAACCAATGACGTTAAAAGAAATTGCGGAAACGCTGAATATTCATGAATCTACAGTTAGTCGAACAGTGAATGGTAAATATTTAGAAACGGAATTTGGTGTTTTTGAGCTACGTTCATTTTTCTCTCATGGTTTATCGAATGATAATACAGGAGAAGAAACTTCAACTAGCAGTATCAAAAAACAATTACAAGCATTAGTAGATAACGAAAATAAAGCCAAACCACTCTCCGATCAGAAACTAGTAGATTTGTTAAAAGAACAAGAAATTGAAATTTCCCGTCGTACCGTTACAAAATATCGGGAGGCATTGGGAATACCAGCTTCGTCTAAACGAAAACGATATGATGATTGA
- a CDS encoding metal ABC transporter substrate-binding protein, translating into MKKKLLNIVLILTGIIVIAACGKNDKATSETTKEAAIIRVGTSPGPYSELFLDAVKPILEKEGYQIKETEFTELIQADVALAEGAIDLNVDQHTAYLNNFNENKGTHLVGITPIPTVPAGLFPGKRRTLTEVKEGDKIGLPDDASNTARAFNLLQKAGWIKLKAGIDPVKATKADIVDNPKNLDLVQMSSAQIPRSLADLEYAVIPGSIVYSAKLDPKDSLLAEDVLKDYELVATVDEKNAESDWAQAVVKAYHSDAFKNYLKEHNQGNYWFIPKE; encoded by the coding sequence ATGAAGAAAAAGTTGTTAAATATTGTGTTGATTTTAACGGGGATTATTGTTATTGCTGCCTGTGGTAAAAATGATAAAGCTACATCAGAGACAACAAAAGAAGCGGCAATCATTCGAGTTGGGACATCACCAGGGCCATATAGTGAATTGTTTTTAGACGCAGTCAAACCTATTTTGGAAAAAGAAGGCTATCAAATCAAAGAAACGGAATTTACAGAATTAATTCAAGCAGATGTCGCGTTGGCGGAAGGGGCTATTGATTTGAATGTCGACCAACATACCGCTTATCTGAATAATTTCAACGAGAATAAAGGGACTCATTTAGTTGGGATCACACCGATTCCCACTGTTCCAGCTGGGCTGTTTCCAGGAAAAAGAAGGACACTGACTGAAGTCAAAGAAGGCGATAAGATTGGTCTTCCCGATGATGCCTCAAATACGGCAAGAGCCTTTAATCTTTTACAAAAAGCGGGTTGGATCAAGTTGAAAGCAGGAATTGATCCAGTCAAAGCAACAAAGGCAGATATTGTGGATAATCCTAAAAATTTAGATCTAGTCCAAATGTCATCGGCCCAAATTCCTAGAAGTTTAGCTGACTTAGAATATGCAGTGATTCCGGGAAGTATTGTTTACAGCGCGAAGCTTGATCCAAAAGACAGTTTACTTGCAGAAGATGTGTTAAAAGACTATGAACTAGTCGCAACGGTTGATGAAAAGAATGCAGAGAGCGATTGGGCACAAGCTGTGGTGAAAGCCTATCATTCAGACGCGTTCAAAAACTATTTAAAAGAACACAACCAAGGAAATTACTGGTTTATACCAAAAGAATGA
- a CDS encoding methionine ABC transporter ATP-binding protein produces the protein MIELKNIDVTFYQKKQQIDAVKNVSLRIEKEDVFGIVGYSGAGKSTLVRVVNLLQRPTAGEVIIHNKNILNFSPKELRAQRKKIGMIFQHFNLMKERTIFANVDFSLKYSGLSKEQRKEKIERLLELVGLSEKKEAYPSQLSGGQKQRVAIARALANDPEILLCDEATSALDPKTTIQILDLLKKLNKELGLTIVLITHEMQVVKEICNKVAVMEDGQVIEENDIVSIFSQPKKALTKDFIRTATHIDQALETIIQHPSLTNLSGNEVLVEFSYVGEQTSEPLIAQLYSKYHVVTNILYGNVEILQQVPIGNLIVILSGEENQREKALEFLQTQGVKIKILKKSEPKESVIPLHVI, from the coding sequence ATGATCGAATTAAAAAATATAGACGTCACCTTTTATCAGAAGAAACAGCAAATCGATGCAGTTAAAAATGTTTCCTTAAGAATTGAAAAAGAAGATGTATTTGGCATTGTGGGTTATTCAGGAGCTGGAAAAAGTACGTTAGTCCGAGTGGTCAATTTACTGCAACGACCAACAGCTGGCGAGGTTATTATCCACAACAAAAATATTCTTAATTTTTCACCGAAAGAATTAAGAGCACAGCGTAAAAAAATCGGCATGATTTTCCAGCATTTTAATTTGATGAAAGAGCGAACGATTTTTGCCAATGTTGATTTTTCCTTAAAATATTCTGGACTTTCAAAAGAGCAACGGAAAGAAAAAATCGAACGACTGCTCGAGCTAGTAGGACTTTCAGAGAAAAAAGAGGCTTATCCTAGCCAATTATCGGGCGGACAGAAACAAAGGGTAGCCATCGCTAGAGCCTTAGCCAATGATCCAGAAATATTATTATGCGATGAAGCTACCAGCGCATTAGATCCTAAAACAACGATCCAGATTTTAGATTTATTAAAGAAATTAAATAAAGAATTAGGTTTAACGATCGTTTTGATCACTCATGAAATGCAAGTGGTGAAAGAAATTTGTAACAAAGTCGCTGTGATGGAAGATGGACAGGTGATTGAAGAAAATGATATTGTGTCGATTTTCAGTCAGCCAAAAAAAGCCTTGACGAAGGACTTTATCAGAACAGCAACGCATATCGATCAAGCGTTGGAAACAATTATTCAGCATCCAAGTTTGACGAATTTGAGTGGAAATGAAGTGTTGGTAGAATTCTCTTATGTAGGTGAGCAAACGAGTGAACCACTGATTGCTCAGCTTTACAGTAAATATCATGTGGTAACGAATATTTTATATGGAAATGTAGAAATTTTGCAGCAAGTTCCAATCGGCAATTTGATCGTGATTCTTTCGGGAGAAGAAAACCAACGAGAAAAGGCTTTAGAGTTTCTACAAACACAAGGCGTGAAAATCAAGATTTTAAAAAAAAGTGAACCAAAAGAAAGTGTTATCCCCTTACATGTTATCTAA